In Rahnella sikkimica, the following are encoded in one genomic region:
- the hda gene encoding DnaA inactivator Hda: protein MLLNTPAQLSLPLYLPDDETFASFHPGENSSLLSAIQTALHQEHGTYIYFWSREGGGRSHLLHAACAELSQRGEAVGYVPLDKRAYFVPEVLDGMEHLALVCIDNIEGIAGDDEWEAAVFHLYNRILETGRTRLFITGDRPPRQLNLSLPDLASRLDWGQIYKLQPLSDEEKLQALQLRAKLRGFELPEDVGRFLLKRLDREMRTLFMTLDQLDRASITAQRKLTIPFVKEILGL, encoded by the coding sequence GTGCTTCTGAATACGCCGGCACAGCTTTCCCTGCCACTTTATCTGCCCGATGATGAAACGTTTGCCAGTTTTCATCCGGGAGAAAACTCTTCTCTGCTTTCTGCGATTCAGACCGCATTGCATCAGGAACACGGCACGTATATCTATTTCTGGTCCCGCGAAGGCGGTGGCCGCAGCCATCTTTTACACGCAGCCTGCGCCGAATTATCACAACGCGGTGAAGCCGTGGGTTATGTGCCTTTAGACAAGCGCGCGTATTTCGTCCCTGAAGTGCTGGACGGCATGGAGCATCTGGCGCTGGTTTGCATTGATAATATCGAAGGGATTGCCGGGGATGATGAATGGGAAGCCGCCGTTTTTCATCTGTATAACCGAATTCTTGAAACCGGCCGCACGCGATTGTTTATTACCGGCGATCGTCCTCCGCGTCAGCTGAATCTCAGCCTGCCGGATCTCGCTTCCCGTCTCGACTGGGGGCAAATCTATAAACTCCAGCCGCTTTCTGACGAAGAAAAACTTCAGGCATTACAGCTGCGCGCCAAACTGCGCGGGTTTGAATTGCCGGAAGACGTGGGTCGTTTCCTGTTAAAACGTTTGGATCGCGAAATGCGGACGTTGTTTATGACATTGGATCAGCTCGATCGCGCATCCATTACAGCGCAGCGGAAACTCACGATACCGTTTGTGAAAGAAATTCTGGGGCTGTAA
- the uraA gene encoding uracil permease produces the protein MTRRVIGVSERPPLLQTIPLSFQHLFAMFGATVLVPILFKINPATVLLFNGIGTLLYLFVCKGKIPAYLGSSFAFISPVLLLLPMGYEVALGGFIACGVLFCLVALIVKKAGIGWINVMFPPAAMGAIVAVIGLELAGVAANMAGLLPADGVPVDSKTIIISLVTLSVTILGSVLFRGFLAIIPILIGVLVGYALSFFMGVVDVSAIASAHWFALPTFYTPRFEWIAILTILPAALVVIAEHVGHLVVTANIVKKDLLRDPGLHRSMLANGLSTVLSGFFGSTPNTTYGENIGVMAITKVYSTWVIGGAAILAILLSCIGKLAAAIQAVPVPVMGGVSLLLYGVIGASGIRVLIESKVDYNKAQNLILTAVILIIGVSGAKIHIGAAELKGMALATIVGIFLSLLFKVIEIFRGEEQIIDVEDERENPPV, from the coding sequence ATGACCCGTCGTGTCATCGGGGTAAGCGAGCGTCCGCCTTTACTGCAGACAATCCCCCTGAGTTTCCAGCATCTGTTTGCCATGTTTGGTGCCACCGTTCTGGTTCCCATTCTGTTCAAAATTAATCCGGCAACGGTGCTGCTGTTCAATGGCATAGGGACTTTGCTGTATTTATTTGTCTGTAAAGGGAAAATACCGGCGTATCTGGGTTCAAGCTTCGCGTTCATTTCACCGGTGCTGTTGCTGCTGCCGATGGGGTATGAAGTAGCGCTGGGCGGATTTATTGCCTGTGGCGTGTTGTTCTGTCTGGTGGCGCTGATTGTTAAGAAAGCCGGGATTGGCTGGATTAACGTGATGTTCCCGCCTGCGGCGATGGGCGCAATCGTTGCCGTCATCGGGCTGGAGCTGGCCGGTGTAGCCGCCAATATGGCCGGTTTGCTGCCGGCTGACGGCGTGCCGGTGGATTCCAAGACCATCATCATCTCTCTGGTCACGCTGTCGGTGACCATTCTGGGCTCCGTGCTGTTCCGTGGATTCCTGGCGATTATCCCGATTCTGATTGGCGTGCTGGTGGGTTATGCGCTGTCCTTCTTTATGGGCGTTGTGGATGTTTCTGCGATTGCGAGCGCGCACTGGTTTGCTCTGCCAACCTTCTACACGCCGCGTTTCGAATGGATCGCTATTCTGACCATTCTGCCTGCGGCACTGGTGGTTATTGCTGAACACGTCGGGCATCTGGTCGTGACGGCGAACATTGTGAAGAAAGATTTGCTGCGTGATCCGGGTCTGCACCGTTCCATGCTGGCAAACGGCCTTTCTACCGTGCTGTCGGGTTTCTTCGGCTCGACGCCAAACACCACCTACGGCGAAAACATTGGCGTGATGGCGATTACCAAGGTTTACAGCACCTGGGTTATTGGCGGCGCGGCGATTCTGGCGATCCTGCTTTCCTGTATCGGGAAACTGGCAGCGGCAATTCAGGCCGTTCCGGTTCCGGTGATGGGCGGCGTTTCCCTGCTGTTGTACGGCGTAATTGGCGCATCCGGTATCCGCGTGCTGATTGAATCGAAAGTGGATTACAACAAAGCGCAGAACCTGATTTTGACGGCGGTGATCCTGATCATCGGCGTCAGCGGCGCGAAGATCCACATCGGTGCGGCGGAGCTGAAAGGCATGGCGCTGGCCACGATCGTCGGTATCTTCCTGAGCCTGTTGTTCAAAGTGATCGAAATTTTCCGCGGCGAAGAACAGATCATTGATGTCGAAGACGAGCGGGAAAATCCGCCAGTCTGA
- the upp gene encoding uracil phosphoribosyltransferase has translation MKIVEVKHPLVKHKLGLMRENDISTKRFRELASEVGSLLTYEATADLETEKVTIEGWCGPVEIDQIKGKKITVVPILRAGLGMMEGVLEHVPSARISVVGVYRDEETLKPVPYFQKLVSNIEERLALVVDPMLATGGSMIATIDLLKKAGCQSIKVLVLVAAPEGIAALEAAHPDVELYTASVDQGLNEKGYIMPGLGDAGDKIFGTK, from the coding sequence ATGAAGATCGTTGAGGTGAAACACCCGCTGGTGAAACACAAGCTGGGCCTGATGCGTGAAAACGACATCAGCACAAAACGTTTTCGCGAACTGGCTTCTGAGGTGGGTAGTCTTCTGACGTATGAAGCCACTGCCGATTTAGAAACTGAAAAAGTGACTATCGAAGGCTGGTGTGGTCCGGTTGAAATCGATCAGATCAAGGGCAAGAAAATTACCGTTGTGCCAATCCTGCGTGCCGGTTTGGGCATGATGGAAGGTGTACTGGAACACGTCCCGAGCGCGCGTATCAGCGTAGTGGGCGTGTACCGCGATGAAGAAACCCTGAAGCCTGTGCCGTACTTCCAGAAGCTGGTTTCTAACATCGAAGAACGTCTGGCGCTGGTGGTTGACCCGATGCTGGCAACCGGCGGTTCCATGATCGCCACCATCGACCTGCTGAAAAAAGCGGGCTGCCAGAGCATTAAAGTTCTGGTGCTGGTGGCGGCACCGGAAGGGATCGCCGCTCTCGAAGCTGCGCACCCGGACGTCGAGCTGTATACCGCCTCGGTGGATCAGGGGCTCAACGAGAAAGGCTACATCATGCCGGGGCTCGGCGATGCGGGCGACAAGATATTTGGTACCAAGTAA